A genome region from Marinobacter panjinensis includes the following:
- a CDS encoding DoxX family protein: MNTQFAKALFHSNAGFSALILRVPVGLVLAAHGAQKLFGWFGGYGLEGTANWLASIGLEPGYLMALLAGGAEFFGGLALVLGLLTRPAAVVAAFTMLVAIFSVHIGNGLFMSNNGYEYALTLFVVTVALAIQGAGRFAVDNLFHKEG; the protein is encoded by the coding sequence ATGAACACTCAATTCGCAAAGGCATTGTTCCACTCTAACGCCGGCTTTTCTGCACTGATACTGCGGGTGCCGGTTGGCCTGGTACTGGCTGCCCATGGCGCACAGAAGCTCTTTGGCTGGTTCGGCGGCTACGGACTGGAAGGCACGGCGAATTGGCTGGCGAGTATTGGCCTGGAGCCGGGCTACCTGATGGCGCTGCTGGCCGGCGGTGCCGAGTTCTTTGGCGGTCTGGCACTGGTGCTTGGCCTGCTGACACGACCCGCGGCGGTGGTTGCAGCTTTCACCATGCTGGTCGCCATCTTCTCGGTGCACATCGGCAACGGGCTGTTCATGTCCAATAATGGCTACGAGTATGCCCTCACGCTGTTTGTGGTCACCGTCGCTTTGGCGATTCAGGGCGCAGGCCGGTTTGCCGTGGATAACCTGTTCCATAAAGAGGGCTGA